The following are encoded together in the Strix uralensis isolate ZFMK-TIS-50842 chromosome 38, bStrUra1, whole genome shotgun sequence genome:
- the AKAP8L gene encoding A-kinase anchor protein 8-like isoform X1 has protein sequence MRAGKAERRGQWGGEAGPARRRYRLAQEEAAAGGGAAIMSYSGYGDWNSGTNRGYEGYSYGYGYGQDNSGNYGYGMATSNSWEMANSDVDMNPDGSGGGNADAVIAKMNQRLDMVSHMDTDTMQGGHYGSGGDRYDSYESYDSRSSMNDRDMYRSGYDYNESEHDNDNAYEGHYDNFYGNRRDQYQNRARDNFGQRGQNWGRDGRNNRPMASSYPGRMGGQWNEPPQSMGSRGLGPHGSSRLPSLFSHNIIPELSMFQGMRGFSGNMRYGGGMMKQRMRRNWKMWDSDFKPQKKKIKKDPTTKKRKQTNSSDEPDSKAAKTDGSDNSDSDNEEGTEGESGEKEEKEGSRGEGEDEEGKDSEKGALTIQEEISQIKRKLQAGKKTQERQKKRHRDRMVERIQFVCSLCKYRTFYDDEMNSHLESKFHKEHFKFVGTKLPQQTADFLQEYVANKTRKTEERRKAIEDINAVIQQIYRDQDLTQDVGMEHFIKKVEAAHCAACDLFIPMQYGIIQKHLKSLDHNHNRRAMMEQSKKSSLVVARSILNNKLISKKLERYLKGENPFTDDPEEKEEHEEGEGGASGNVEEGTAEGADENKDEEENPEEENPEEENPEEENPEEENPEEENPEEENPEEENPEEENPEEENPEEENLDDQNKDPEENPGAEGAENEGEREETVTETETEAQAQPEVEPTAENAEEPTSPPAEEPLPEEQQPVEGVEVEEEEEEGEEAAAAQEDEDAE, from the exons ATGAGAGCGGGGAAGGCGGAGCGGCGCGGCCAAtggggcggggaggcggggccCGCGCGCCGCCGTTACCGTCTCGCgcaggaggaggcggcggcgggcggcggcgccgccatCATGAGCTACTCAG GTTATGGAGACTGGAACTCTGGGACGAACAGAG GTTACGAGGGATACAGTTATGGCTACGGCTATGGCCAGGATAACTCGGGCAATTATGGCTACGGGATGGCCACCTCGAACTCCTGGGAAATGGCCAATTCGGACGTTGACATGAACCCCGACGGTTCGGGCGGCGGCAACGCCGACGCCGTCATCGCGAAAATGAACCAGCGCTTGGACATGGTGTCGCACATGGATACGGACACGATGCAAGGAGGACACTATGGGTCTGGCGGAGACAG GTACGACTCGTACGAATCCTACGACTCGAGGTCCTCGATGAACGACCGCGACATGTACCGATCCGGCTACGATTACAACGAATCCGAACACGACAACGACAACGCCTACGAGGGGCACTACGACAATTTCTACGGCAACCGCCGGGATCAATATCAGAACAGAGCCCGGGATAACTTTGGTCAACGGGGTCAAAACTGGGGTAGAGACGGACGCAATAACAGACCCATGGCGTCTTCCTATCCCGGGCGCATGGGCGGACAGTGGAACGAGCCTCCGCAATCGATGGGCTCGCGAGGTCTCGGTCCCCACGGTTCCTCCAggcttccttccctcttctcccacaacaTTATCCCAGAACTCAGCATGTTCCAGGGAATGCGAGGTTTCTCGGGAAATATGCGTTACGGAGGAGGAATGATGAAACAACGAATGAGGAGAAACTGGAAAATGTGGGACTCGGATTTTAAA ccccagaaaaagaaaatcaaaaaagaTCCCACCACGAAGAAGCGGAAGCAAACAAACAGCTCCGATGAACCCGACAGCAAGGCGGCGAAGACGGACGGCTCCGATAACTCCGACTCCGACAACG AGGAGGGAACGGAAGGAGAATcgggagaaaaagaggagaaagagggctCCAGAGGT GAAGGggaagatgaagaaggaaaagattcAGAGAAAG GTGCTTTAACAATTCAAGAAGAGATCAGTCAAATCAAACGCAAATTGCAGGCGGGCAAGAAAACTCAAGAGAGGCAAAAGAAGAGGCATCGGGATCGCATGGTGGAAAG GATCCAGTTTGTTTGTTCGTTATGCAAATATCGGACCTTCTACGATGACGAGATGAACAGTCACCTCGAGAGTAAATTCCATAAGGAACACTTCAAGTTTGTGGGAACCAAGTTGCCTCAACAAACAGCTGATTTTCTCCAG GAATATGTTGCTAATAAAACTAGGAAAACTGAAGAGCGTCGTAAAGCAATTGAAGACATTAACGCAGTTATTCAGCAGATTTATAGGGACCAGGATCTTACACAAG ATGTTGGCATGGAGCATTTTATTAAGAAGGTGGAGGCCGCTCACTGTGCTGCCTGCGACCTCTTCATCCCGATGCAGTACGGCATCATCCAGAAACACTTGAAGTCGCTCGACCACAACCACAACCGCAGG GCTATGATGGAGCAGTCCAAGAAATCATCGCTAGTAGTTGCGAGGAGTATTCTCAACAACAAACTAATCAGTAAGAAACTGGAGCGGTACCTGAAG GGTGAGAATCCATTCACGGATGAcccagaggaaaaagaggagcatgaggaaggagaagggggagccAGTGGAAATGtagaggaaggaacagcagaaggagcagatgAAAACAAGGATGAGGAGGAAAATCCGGAAGAAGAAAACCCAGAGGAGGAAAATCCGGAAGAAGAAAACCCAGAGGAGGAAAATCCGGAAGAAGAAAACCCAGAGGAGGAAAATCCGGAAGAAGAAAACCCAGAGGAGGAAAATCCGGAAGAAGAAAACCCAGAGGAGGAAAATCTAGATGATCAAAACAAGGATCCCGAAGAGAACCCAGGAGCAGAAGGAGCTGAAAATGAGGGGGAGCGAGAAGAAACGGTGACAGAGACAGAAACGGAGGCACAAGCACAACCAGAGGTGGAGCCGACCGCGGAAAACGCGGAGGAGCCGACGTCCCCCCCTGCAGAGGAACCGCTCCCCGAGGAGCAACAGCCGGTCGAAGGGGTGGAagtagaggaggaggaggaggaaggtgaggaagctgctgcagcacaggaggaTGAGGATGCAGAGTAA
- the AKAP8L gene encoding A-kinase anchor protein 8-like isoform X2: MATSNSWEMANSDVDMNPDGSGGGNADAVIAKMNQRLDMVSHMDTDTMQGGHYGSGGDRYDSYESYDSRSSMNDRDMYRSGYDYNESEHDNDNAYEGHYDNFYGNRRDQYQNRARDNFGQRGQNWGRDGRNNRPMASSYPGRMGGQWNEPPQSMGSRGLGPHGSSRLPSLFSHNIIPELSMFQGMRGFSGNMRYGGGMMKQRMRRNWKMWDSDFKPQKKKIKKDPTTKKRKQTNSSDEPDSKAAKTDGSDNSDSDNEEGTEGESGEKEEKEGSRGEGEDEEGKDSEKGALTIQEEISQIKRKLQAGKKTQERQKKRHRDRMVERIQFVCSLCKYRTFYDDEMNSHLESKFHKEHFKFVGTKLPQQTADFLQEYVANKTRKTEERRKAIEDINAVIQQIYRDQDLTQDVGMEHFIKKVEAAHCAACDLFIPMQYGIIQKHLKSLDHNHNRRAMMEQSKKSSLVVARSILNNKLISKKLERYLKGENPFTDDPEEKEEHEEGEGGASGNVEEGTAEGADENKDEEENPEEENPEEENPEEENPEEENPEEENPEEENPEEENPEEENPEEENPEEENLDDQNKDPEENPGAEGAENEGEREETVTETETEAQAQPEVEPTAENAEEPTSPPAEEPLPEEQQPVEGVEVEEEEEEGEEAAAAQEDEDAE; encoded by the exons ATGGCCACCTCGAACTCCTGGGAAATGGCCAATTCGGACGTTGACATGAACCCCGACGGTTCGGGCGGCGGCAACGCCGACGCCGTCATCGCGAAAATGAACCAGCGCTTGGACATGGTGTCGCACATGGATACGGACACGATGCAAGGAGGACACTATGGGTCTGGCGGAGACAG GTACGACTCGTACGAATCCTACGACTCGAGGTCCTCGATGAACGACCGCGACATGTACCGATCCGGCTACGATTACAACGAATCCGAACACGACAACGACAACGCCTACGAGGGGCACTACGACAATTTCTACGGCAACCGCCGGGATCAATATCAGAACAGAGCCCGGGATAACTTTGGTCAACGGGGTCAAAACTGGGGTAGAGACGGACGCAATAACAGACCCATGGCGTCTTCCTATCCCGGGCGCATGGGCGGACAGTGGAACGAGCCTCCGCAATCGATGGGCTCGCGAGGTCTCGGTCCCCACGGTTCCTCCAggcttccttccctcttctcccacaacaTTATCCCAGAACTCAGCATGTTCCAGGGAATGCGAGGTTTCTCGGGAAATATGCGTTACGGAGGAGGAATGATGAAACAACGAATGAGGAGAAACTGGAAAATGTGGGACTCGGATTTTAAA ccccagaaaaagaaaatcaaaaaagaTCCCACCACGAAGAAGCGGAAGCAAACAAACAGCTCCGATGAACCCGACAGCAAGGCGGCGAAGACGGACGGCTCCGATAACTCCGACTCCGACAACG AGGAGGGAACGGAAGGAGAATcgggagaaaaagaggagaaagagggctCCAGAGGT GAAGGggaagatgaagaaggaaaagattcAGAGAAAG GTGCTTTAACAATTCAAGAAGAGATCAGTCAAATCAAACGCAAATTGCAGGCGGGCAAGAAAACTCAAGAGAGGCAAAAGAAGAGGCATCGGGATCGCATGGTGGAAAG GATCCAGTTTGTTTGTTCGTTATGCAAATATCGGACCTTCTACGATGACGAGATGAACAGTCACCTCGAGAGTAAATTCCATAAGGAACACTTCAAGTTTGTGGGAACCAAGTTGCCTCAACAAACAGCTGATTTTCTCCAG GAATATGTTGCTAATAAAACTAGGAAAACTGAAGAGCGTCGTAAAGCAATTGAAGACATTAACGCAGTTATTCAGCAGATTTATAGGGACCAGGATCTTACACAAG ATGTTGGCATGGAGCATTTTATTAAGAAGGTGGAGGCCGCTCACTGTGCTGCCTGCGACCTCTTCATCCCGATGCAGTACGGCATCATCCAGAAACACTTGAAGTCGCTCGACCACAACCACAACCGCAGG GCTATGATGGAGCAGTCCAAGAAATCATCGCTAGTAGTTGCGAGGAGTATTCTCAACAACAAACTAATCAGTAAGAAACTGGAGCGGTACCTGAAG GGTGAGAATCCATTCACGGATGAcccagaggaaaaagaggagcatgaggaaggagaagggggagccAGTGGAAATGtagaggaaggaacagcagaaggagcagatgAAAACAAGGATGAGGAGGAAAATCCGGAAGAAGAAAACCCAGAGGAGGAAAATCCGGAAGAAGAAAACCCAGAGGAGGAAAATCCGGAAGAAGAAAACCCAGAGGAGGAAAATCCGGAAGAAGAAAACCCAGAGGAGGAAAATCCGGAAGAAGAAAACCCAGAGGAGGAAAATCTAGATGATCAAAACAAGGATCCCGAAGAGAACCCAGGAGCAGAAGGAGCTGAAAATGAGGGGGAGCGAGAAGAAACGGTGACAGAGACAGAAACGGAGGCACAAGCACAACCAGAGGTGGAGCCGACCGCGGAAAACGCGGAGGAGCCGACGTCCCCCCCTGCAGAGGAACCGCTCCCCGAGGAGCAACAGCCGGTCGAAGGGGTGGAagtagaggaggaggaggaggaaggtgaggaagctgctgcagcacaggaggaTGAGGATGCAGAGTAA